The window CCTGGACGAGTGACAATTTCAGGAAAGCCAAGTGATGATGTGGCAGCAGGAACTCTTGGCAGTATCTACAAGCAATCGGGGATAAGATGAAAAAATACTTAATAGTTGTTGAGGAAACGGAAACAGGATTCTCAGCTTTTTCTCCGGACTTGGATGGTTGTATTGCAACAGGAAAAACGCGTGAAGATGTCGAGAATGCCATGAAAGATGCAATACAATTTCACCTTGAAGGACTGAAGGAAGACGGCTTTCATGCACCTCCTCCTCGTTCTTACCCTGCGTATTGTGAAGTATTCGCCTGAAAGACTTTGCAGATTTGCTGAATGCTGTCACTGTCAGCAAATAAATGGAGAAACCGATTATGAGCACAGCCGTTGCAGATGACATTTTGCGCAGTGCAATGAAGCAGCCCGAAGCGGTCCGCGCGTGCATAGCGGAGGCTCTCATTTCAAGTCTTGACAGTCCCGTGGATTATCATGTCGATTGAGCTTGGCAGATCGAGATAAACAAAAGAATCCATGAAATCGATTCAGGCGCCGTCAAATGCATTCCCTGGGAAGAGATCAGAGACCGACTTTACCGGAACGCGAATGTATGCCGTTGATGTTCATCCCGCTGTGTACGGGGAGCTTGAGCACTCGCGCGCATGGTACGAAGAACGTGCGGCCAACCTTAGCACTACGTCCATATGGAATGCGAAACAATAGATTTTCGTGATGCGGAAAAGGTCTTCGCCAAAGCTTACGCTTCGTTAATATAAAGCAATCACGCTCTACGCAAGAAAAATTGAAAAGAACATGCCGATAATCAGTAGATTCCTTGGAATCATCATAGCGATGTACTGGGATGATCATATTCCACCACATTTTCATGCAAAATATTCTGGATATGAAATTACTGTAGATATCCACACAGGAGTAGTTGAAGGAAAGTTTCCTAAACGAGCACTTCACCATGTCCTGGAATGGTACGAACTTCACAAAGATGAACTGATCAACAACTGGGAGCTTTGCCAAAGCAAGGAACAACCGAAGCCCATAGAGCCGCTGGAGTAAGCCGTGATCCTTCATGTTACGGAAGCGAAATATATTGAAGAATACAAGGTACAGGTCTCGTTTAATAATGGCCGGAGAGGAATTGCCGACCTGTCGAATGCACTAAGAGGATCAGCCTTTGAGTCTTTGAAAGATAAGTCCGTATTCTCCTCACTCAGAGTTGATGAAGAACTGGCAACAATCGTCTGGCCGAACGGAGCCGACCTTGCCCCTGAATATATTTATTTTCAGGCATTTAAAGACGACCCATCTCTTCAGGAACAATTTAGGGCGTGGGGTTATGCTTGATTAAACGCAGGTATACCGCTTCGCTCGTGCTTCAGATGAACGCTAAATGAAAGAATCACAAACAATTAAAGAAATACTTGCTGAAAGGCTCCGTACCATCGACCCCAAGATGGTTGTCCTTTTCGGAAGTCATGCCCATGGAACTCCCGGCCAGGACAGCGACTTTGATGTCTATGTCGTGACCAAGGACCAGTTTATTCCCAAGAATTATCAGGAAAAAAGGCAACTAGTCAGAAAAGTCTCCAAGCCGATCCAGGATATTCGCCAAAAAGTCAGCATTGACCTGCTGGTCCACACCGAGCCCATGAGTGAGCTTTTTTTCTCGCATAACACCTCGTTTGCAAGAGAAATCCGAGCAAATGGGCTTTTTTTATTATGAACAAGGAATCAGCCAAGGGATAGATCGTTTCCGCATTCGCGGACTGGAAAAGCATCGAGCACCTCATTCACGACGAATCTTTGTCGCACATTGTCGACACTCGAAACTCCAACACAACAACCCTCAATCTATCATGACCACCCCACGACTCCTCCTCGACACCGGCAGCGGCGGCAAGGCTTCGCATCGTTTGATCAAGGACGTGTTTCTGAAGCATTTCAGCAACGACGTTCTGGACCGGCTGGACGACGCGGCCTTGATTCAGGCCTCCGGCCCCTTGGCCATGAGCACGGACAGCTTCACCGTCACTCCGCTCATTTTTCCCGGCGGGGACATTGGCTCCCTGGCCGTGAACGGGACGGTCAACGACGTGGCCATGCTCGGGGCGCGGCCGCTCTATTTGAGTTGCGCGTTTATTCTGGAAGAAGGGTTGGAGCTGGACGTGCTGGAGCAGGTGGTCCGGTCAACGGCGCAGGCCGCGAAGCTGGCCGGGGTAAAGATTGTCACCGGGGACACCAAGGTGGTGCCCAAGGGCGCGGTGGACAGGATGTTCATCAACACCACGGGGATCGGCGAAATACTGGCGCAGCCCTGCCCCCAGGGCCACCGGGCAGCGCCGGGCGACGCGATCCTGGTCAGCGGGACCATGGGCGATCACGGGCTGACCATCCTTGCCACTCGGGAAGGCTTGAGCTTCGAGGCCCCGATCCAGAGCGACTGCGCCGGTTTGAACCACCTCATCGCCAAGCTGTTGACCGCCATCCCGGAGATACACGTCCTGCGCGACCCCACACGGGGCGGCCTGGCCACCACGCTCAACGAAATCGCCGGGCAGTCCGGTGTGCAGTGTCTGATTCGCGAGGAAGCCGTGCCTGTGAACCCGGTGGTGGCCGCAGGCTGCTCCTTCCTTGGCCTGGACCCGCTCTATTTGGCCAACGAGGGCAAGCTGATCTGCATCCTCCCAGCCCAATACGCCGAACAGGCCCTGGAGATCATGCGCCGGGACGAATTCGGTGCCGACGCCGCCCACATCGGCGACATCCAGGCTGACCACCCTGGCCGGGTAGTCCTGCAAACTCCACTCGGCGGTCGCCGCCTGCTGGACATGCTCGAAGGCGAGCAACTGCCGCGGATTTGTTAGGCGCGTATCTGCCAGCCCGTATCTGTCAGGCTCGTTCTACGGCAGTCCGTTCAAAAGCCCCAAGTGCAAGGAGCAAAAAAGCTCAAGGCCGAAGCGTATTTTCTGATACGTGAGGGTTTGAGCTTTTTGCCGCGACGCGGCAATTGGAAGTTTTTCAAGGGACTGCTACGGATTCCGCCGATCCACCACCCGCCCCTCGCCGGCTTCCAACTCGGCGATGGTTTGGCGCTCCACCAGCTGCACATCGAAGACCAGCCCCAGCTCCATGGCCAACTGCTGCCGGGTCAGATCGATGAAGCGTTGCTGGGTCTTGATCTGATCCGGCTCGACCATGTCCGCCTCCACCAGGAGCCTGGCCGTGTCCAGTCCGCCGTGGCGATCCACCACGATCAAATGGTTGGGCTGGACATGGTGCGTCTCCGCCAGAATGGCCTTGATCCGCTCCGGATAGATGTTGATCCCCTGGATGATCAGCATGTCATCGCTGCGGCCCTGGATGCGCTCCATGCGCGTGAAGGTCCGCCCGCAAGGGCACGGGTCCGGGATCAGCCGGGTCAGATCCCCGGTGCGGAAGCGGATCATGGGCAGGGCTTCCCTGGTCAGGGTGGTCAGCACCAGCTCGCCCACCTGCCCCGCCGGAACCGGCTGAAGGGTTTGCGGGTCGATGATTTCGGCCAGGAAATGATCTTCCTGGACGTGCATGCCCCGCCGCTCCAGGCACTCCCCGGCCACGCCCGGCCCCATGACCTCGCTGACGCCGTAGTTGTCCGTGGCCGTAATGTTCAGGCGCTCCTGGATGGTTCGGCGCGTGTCCTCGGACCAGACCTCCCCGCCAAACATGCCCCAGCGCAGGGGCAGGGCGTTGCGGTTCACGCCCATCTCGTCCATCAGGTCGGCCAGAAAAAGGGCGTAACTGGGAATGCAGGCCAGGGCCGTGGCCCGGTAGTCCAGAATGATGCCCACCTGCCGACGGGCGTTGCCACTGGAGACCGGCACCACCGTGGCTCCCAGGGTCTCCGTGCCGTAGTGCATGCCAAAGGCCATGGTGGACAGGCCGTAGGAATGGGCCACGTGAACCACGTCCTCCTTGCCAGCCCCGCCCGCGGCCAGGACTCGGGCCGTGAGCTTCGACCATTTCCGAATGTCGCTGAGTGTATAGCCGAAGACCGTGGTTCCACCGGAAAAACCGGAGGACGTCTGCAGGCGCACCACCTCGCGCAAGGGCACGGCAAACAGGCCGTAGGGCGCGTTGTCACGCAAATCCTGGCGCGTAGTCAGGGGCAGTTCGCGGACATCGTCCAGGGAGGTAAAATCATACGGGTCCAGGCCAAGTTCATCGAACTTCTTGCGATAGAACGGAACGTTACGCGAAACCCTGGTCAACGTGGACTGCAACCGCTCCAACTGAAGCTGCTCAAGTTCCTCCCGCCCCATGCCCTCCAGTTCCGGCTCAAACATCACTCCACCTCCACATCCCGCCCCAGATAGGCGCGTTGGACATCCCGGTTCAGCAGCAACTCATCGGACGGCCCCTGCAGGATGATCCGCCCAGTTTCCAACACATAGCCCCGATCCGCGATCTTCAAAGCGCTCTTGGCGTTTTGCTCCACCAATAACACGGTCAGGCCGAAGGCGTCGCGCAACTCGGCCACATGACGAAAGATCATCTGAGACAGGGCCGGAGCCAAGCCCATGCCCGGTTCGTCCAGAAGCAGCATCCGGGGCTTGGCCATCAGGGCCCGGCCAATGGCCAGCATCTGCTGCTCCCCGCCGGACAGATTTCCTGCCGGCTGATCCTTGCGCTGCTCCAGGACCGGAAACATCTCGTAAATCTCCTGGATATCCTTGCGGATCGCGGCCTTGTTCTTCAGGCTGTAGCGCTGGTACGCGCCCAGAAGCAGGTTGTCCTCCACGCTCATGGGCTTGAACACCAGACGTCGCTCCGGCACTTGGGAAATCCCCGCGGCCACGATCCGTTCCGGACGCTCCCGGGTGATCTCCCGGCCCTCGAAGGTCAAGCCGCCTCCCTTGGCCCGCAACAGCCCGGAAATGGTGGTCAACAAGGTGGTCTTCCCAGCCCCGTTACCCCCAATCAAGGCCACGACCTCCCCCTGATTCACATGCAGGGAAACCCGCCGAATGGCATGCACCCGACCGTAAAAGACATCAACATTTTTGAGAACGAGCATGGATTACATGGCCTTATTTCTTTGTTCTGCCCGCCAGCGTTTGCCTGATCCCGTGCGGACTTCGGCGCATCGGCAATACGGCGACGACGTAAACATTCGACTGATCCATCGTATAATATATCGAATACGGGAAGCGCTTTGCGGGCATACGATAAAGGCCGTTCATGCGTGGATGGATGCCGCCATAGAGGAGAAGAGACTGGATATCGGCCATGATGCAGTCCCAGAAATAATTTCCGACTCCCGGCTCAATGAAATCATAGAAACTTTTCCCATCAACAAGATCTCCACCGACTTCCCGTAGTACAACAACTTGTTGAATCTTTCTCATTTCTTAAGGCTTGCGAGCTCATCAAGGCTGATAAACTCGGCGGTTCCGTTCTCAATTTTCCGGACTCTTTCGTCGAGAACATCCCAATGCCATTGCGGAGATTCGATCTCGTGCTCCTGGAGTGACAAAGAATCCCAAAGTTGTTCCATGGCTTGGATTCTCTCCGGAACTGTCATTTTCGCGATATCCAAATTCATCATACCGGCGCTCCTTGGACAAAGATCAAGCTGTTCGCGTTGGAAGGAAAAACAACACGGCTTCTGGCTTCCGGCTCCACTGGCTCTTTGAACTCACTCCGCCTCCTCGCCCAGATACGCCGCGACCACCTCGGGGTTCTTCTGGACCTCCGCC of the Desulfonatronum thioautotrophicum genome contains:
- a CDS encoding type II toxin-antitoxin system HicB family antitoxin; translation: MKKYLIVVEETETGFSAFSPDLDGCIATGKTREDVENAMKDAIQFHLEGLKEDGFHAPPPRSYPAYCEVFA
- a CDS encoding addiction module protein — its product is MEINKRIHEIDSGAVKCIPWEEIRDRLYRNANVCR
- a CDS encoding DUF4160 domain-containing protein, which translates into the protein MPIISRFLGIIIAMYWDDHIPPHFHAKYSGYEITVDIHTGVVEGKFPKRALHHVLEWYELHKDELINNWELCQSKEQPKPIEPLE
- a CDS encoding DUF2442 domain-containing protein; the encoded protein is MILHVTEAKYIEEYKVQVSFNNGRRGIADLSNALRGSAFESLKDKSVFSSLRVDEELATIVWPNGADLAPEYIYFQAFKDDPSLQEQFRAWGYA
- a CDS encoding nucleotidyltransferase domain-containing protein; the encoded protein is MKESQTIKEILAERLRTIDPKMVVLFGSHAHGTPGQDSDFDVYVVTKDQFIPKNYQEKRQLVRKVSKPIQDIRQKVSIDLLVHTEPMSELFFSHNTSFAREIRANGLFLL
- the hypE gene encoding hydrogenase expression/formation protein HypE, which translates into the protein MTTPRLLLDTGSGGKASHRLIKDVFLKHFSNDVLDRLDDAALIQASGPLAMSTDSFTVTPLIFPGGDIGSLAVNGTVNDVAMLGARPLYLSCAFILEEGLELDVLEQVVRSTAQAAKLAGVKIVTGDTKVVPKGAVDRMFINTTGIGEILAQPCPQGHRAAPGDAILVSGTMGDHGLTILATREGLSFEAPIQSDCAGLNHLIAKLLTAIPEIHVLRDPTRGGLATTLNEIAGQSGVQCLIREEAVPVNPVVAAGCSFLGLDPLYLANEGKLICILPAQYAEQALEIMRRDEFGADAAHIGDIQADHPGRVVLQTPLGGRRLLDMLEGEQLPRIC
- a CDS encoding phenylacetate--CoA ligase family protein, translated to MFEPELEGMGREELEQLQLERLQSTLTRVSRNVPFYRKKFDELGLDPYDFTSLDDVRELPLTTRQDLRDNAPYGLFAVPLREVVRLQTSSGFSGGTTVFGYTLSDIRKWSKLTARVLAAGGAGKEDVVHVAHSYGLSTMAFGMHYGTETLGATVVPVSSGNARRQVGIILDYRATALACIPSYALFLADLMDEMGVNRNALPLRWGMFGGEVWSEDTRRTIQERLNITATDNYGVSEVMGPGVAGECLERRGMHVQEDHFLAEIIDPQTLQPVPAGQVGELVLTTLTREALPMIRFRTGDLTRLIPDPCPCGRTFTRMERIQGRSDDMLIIQGINIYPERIKAILAETHHVQPNHLIVVDRHGGLDTARLLVEADMVEPDQIKTQQRFIDLTRQQLAMELGLVFDVQLVERQTIAELEAGEGRVVDRRNP
- a CDS encoding ABC transporter ATP-binding protein, with protein sequence MLVLKNVDVFYGRVHAIRRVSLHVNQGEVVALIGGNGAGKTTLLTTISGLLRAKGGGLTFEGREITRERPERIVAAGISQVPERRLVFKPMSVEDNLLLGAYQRYSLKNKAAIRKDIQEIYEMFPVLEQRKDQPAGNLSGGEQQMLAIGRALMAKPRMLLLDEPGMGLAPALSQMIFRHVAELRDAFGLTVLLVEQNAKSALKIADRGYVLETGRIILQGPSDELLLNRDVQRAYLGRDVEVE
- a CDS encoding addiction module protein; the encoded protein is MMNLDIAKMTVPERIQAMEQLWDSLSLQEHEIESPQWHWDVLDERVRKIENGTAEFISLDELASLKK